In a genomic window of candidate division WOR-3 bacterium:
- a CDS encoding acyl-CoA carboxylase subunit beta, with the protein MSHLDDVRKELQRRNEQALMGGGEERIKKQHEEGKLTARERLEILLDEGSFIELDRLRVHDCTDFGMEKKKFYGDAVVTGYGMINGRPVAVFSQDFTVFGGTLSKVFAEKICKIMDLAMKVGMPVIGLNDSGGARIQEGVVSLGGYADIFLRNTLASGVIPQISAIMGPCAGGAVYSPALTDFIFMTEGTSYMFITGPEVIKAVTREEVTKEKLGGADTHNSVSGVAHFKDIDDKDLLLRIRKFLNYLPQNNREKPPRLPARDLPDRDVEGLEEILPDDPRKPYDMLQVILRVVDNGSFMEIQQHWAKNIVIGFARMDGAVVGIVANQPKVLAGCLDIDASVKAARFVRFCDAFNIPIVTFVDVPGFLPGTAQEYGGIIRHGAKLLYAYCEATVPKVTLITRKAYGGAYDVMSSKHIRGDFNFAWPTAEIAVMGSEGAVNIIFRKEISESSDPEATKRKLVSEYEKKFGNPFKAAELGYIDEVIEFRETRRKIIQSLKILENKQLSNPWKKHGCIPL; encoded by the coding sequence ATGTCCCATCTTGATGATGTCCGGAAAGAGTTGCAGCGGCGGAATGAGCAGGCGCTGATGGGAGGAGGCGAGGAGCGGATTAAGAAGCAGCATGAGGAAGGAAAGCTGACCGCCCGCGAGCGGCTGGAAATTCTGCTCGATGAGGGAAGTTTTATTGAGTTGGATCGGCTCCGGGTGCATGACTGCACCGATTTCGGCATGGAGAAGAAGAAGTTTTATGGTGATGCGGTGGTAACCGGTTACGGAATGATTAACGGGCGTCCGGTTGCGGTTTTTTCCCAGGATTTTACTGTATTCGGTGGCACGCTTTCCAAGGTTTTTGCTGAGAAAATCTGCAAAATAATGGACTTGGCAATGAAGGTCGGAATGCCCGTGATCGGTTTGAATGATTCAGGAGGTGCCCGGATTCAGGAAGGCGTAGTAAGTCTGGGCGGTTATGCGGATATCTTTCTGCGTAATACGCTGGCTTCAGGGGTGATTCCGCAGATTTCAGCAATTATGGGACCGTGTGCTGGCGGTGCGGTGTATTCACCGGCACTGACCGATTTCATTTTCATGACCGAGGGCACAAGTTATATGTTCATCACCGGACCGGAGGTGATTAAGGCAGTGACGCGCGAGGAGGTGACGAAGGAGAAGCTGGGAGGTGCAGATACTCATAATTCCGTTTCCGGAGTCGCTCATTTCAAGGACATTGACGACAAAGATCTGCTATTGCGGATCAGGAAGTTTTTGAATTACCTGCCCCAGAACAATCGTGAGAAGCCTCCGCGCCTGCCAGCCCGGGATTTGCCGGACCGGGATGTGGAAGGTCTTGAGGAAATTTTGCCCGATGATCCGCGTAAGCCCTATGACATGTTACAGGTGATTCTGCGGGTCGTGGATAACGGGAGTTTCATGGAGATTCAGCAGCACTGGGCGAAGAATATCGTAATCGGGTTTGCCCGGATGGATGGCGCGGTAGTGGGTATTGTAGCCAATCAGCCCAAGGTTCTTGCGGGCTGTCTGGACATCGATGCCTCAGTCAAGGCGGCAAGGTTTGTGCGGTTCTGTGATGCGTTTAATATTCCGATTGTGACTTTCGTTGATGTACCGGGATTTCTGCCCGGAACTGCTCAGGAGTATGGCGGTATCATCCGGCACGGCGCAAAACTGCTCTACGCCTACTGTGAGGCAACAGTGCCCAAGGTAACTTTGATTACGCGGAAGGCTTATGGCGGTGCCTATGATGTGATGTCTTCAAAACATATCCGGGGTGATTTCAACTTCGCCTGGCCCACAGCTGAGATTGCGGTAATGGGTTCAGAAGGTGCGGTGAATATCATCTTTCGAAAGGAGATCAGCGAGTCATCAGATCCCGAGGCAACCAAACGCAAGCTGGTGTCCGAATATGAGAAGAAGTTCGGCAATCCGTTCAAGGCAGCGGAGCTCGGATATATTGACGAAGTGATTGAATTCCGGGAGACAAGACGTAAGATCATCCAGAGTTTGAAGATCCTTGAAAACAAGCAGTTGAGTAATCCGTGGAAGAAGCACGGGTGTATTCCGCTGTGA
- a CDS encoding DMT family transporter, translating into MPANIPFLGETLALFSALFWALAVILFKKSGETVHPLGLNLFKNMLALTLLIPTLIIFHTPLMPTMPFADYLRFILSGLLGMTLGDTLFFMSLNRLGANLAAITSYTYSPLMVIFSMVFLKERITPRQILGIVLILTALLLISSYRTQSQISRRNLLTGITFGILSTASTAAGIIIIKPLLAQTPLLWAAALRLMIGMIGVAVVTLALPERKKIISSIFKLRGLGYSTAGTVLGTYLALTVWLGGMKFTQVSVAAPLNQLSNIFIFIFSALFLKEPITHRRLLAIITAGIGAVLVFLK; encoded by the coding sequence ATGCCTGCCAACATACCCTTCTTAGGCGAAACTCTTGCCCTGTTTAGCGCACTGTTCTGGGCACTGGCGGTAATTCTCTTCAAAAAGAGTGGCGAAACTGTTCACCCTCTCGGCTTGAACCTGTTCAAAAACATGTTGGCATTAACACTCCTGATCCCGACGCTCATTATTTTCCATACACCCCTTATGCCCACGATGCCATTCGCCGATTACCTCAGATTTATCCTCAGCGGCCTGCTCGGAATGACATTAGGTGATACGCTATTTTTTATGAGTCTCAACCGACTTGGCGCCAATCTCGCGGCGATCACCAGTTATACATACAGTCCACTTATGGTAATCTTCTCCATGGTTTTTCTGAAAGAAAGAATCACGCCACGACAAATACTCGGCATTGTTTTGATTCTGACGGCGCTGCTCCTGATTTCCAGCTACCGTACCCAAAGCCAAATCAGTCGCCGAAATCTCTTAACCGGCATCACATTCGGCATTTTATCAACCGCCTCAACTGCAGCAGGGATTATCATTATTAAGCCGCTGCTTGCTCAAACCCCGCTGCTCTGGGCAGCTGCACTAAGACTGATGATCGGCATGATCGGAGTGGCAGTCGTTACTCTGGCCCTGCCTGAACGGAAAAAAATAATCAGCTCAATATTCAAACTTCGGGGACTGGGTTATTCAACTGCCGGTACCGTATTGGGTACCTATCTTGCCCTGACCGTGTGGCTGGGGGGCATGAAGTTTACCCAAGTTTCTGTAGCTGCTCCGCTCAATCAGTTGAGTAATATCTTCATTTTTATATTTTCCGCCCTGTTTCTCAAAGAACCGATAACTCACCGTCGCCTGCTGGCAATTATTACTGCCGGTATCGGCGCTGTTCTCGTCTTCCTGAAATAA
- a CDS encoding citrate lyase subunit alpha: MNLVTNALGRMVPTEINGRPAVPFPGIDRFRPSGCKAAPRIPTVLDYPRDGNKVVKDLKTALELAGVRNGMTISTHHHFRDGDTLALQLFDICAEMGLKDLVWFPSAAFPCHAPLIKHLDSGVIHHIEGSLNGPLGDYCTSGRMRGLGVLRSHGARAMAVQDGEVHIDIAVLAAPSADCFGNANAVNGDAACGVLGYALADAMYADRVIVVTNNLVPFPCIPIEISGSYVDYVVVQDSIGDPKKIVSGTTEITRSPDRLYIAELVARFIRDAGIMRNGFSFQAGAGGISLAFAVYLAQMMKESGVRAGWIHGGTTKFLVRMLEEGLTDALVDGQAFDLEAVRSIAVNRSHIGTAPLISYNHHSKGNFINLMDVVVLGATEVDLNFNANVVTHSDGRLLHGIGGWQNCLYARCVILAMPAVRDRIPVIVDEVTTLCGPGEMIDVVVTELGIAINPRRQDLIEAVKGKSLPLKSLEEMKAEVERLCGKPERQERTSRVVAAVKWVDGTVLDSVFQIPGKQ; this comes from the coding sequence ATGAATCTTGTCACCAATGCTCTGGGCAGAATGGTGCCTACCGAGATCAACGGCCGGCCGGCAGTGCCTTTCCCGGGGATTGATCGCTTCCGGCCTTCGGGTTGCAAAGCCGCCCCCAGAATTCCTACTGTTCTTGATTACCCCCGTGATGGTAACAAGGTAGTAAAGGATTTGAAAACCGCACTGGAGTTGGCCGGTGTCCGTAACGGTATGACAATTTCTACGCATCACCATTTCCGGGACGGTGATACGCTGGCTTTGCAGCTTTTTGACATCTGCGCTGAGATGGGGCTCAAAGATCTGGTCTGGTTTCCTTCGGCAGCTTTCCCCTGTCATGCACCGTTGATCAAACACCTTGACAGTGGGGTTATCCATCATATTGAAGGCAGTCTCAACGGTCCCTTGGGAGATTACTGTACCAGCGGCAGGATGCGGGGACTGGGCGTGCTGCGTTCACACGGCGCCCGGGCAATGGCGGTTCAGGATGGTGAGGTCCATATTGATATTGCAGTGCTGGCGGCACCAAGTGCTGATTGTTTCGGCAATGCCAATGCGGTTAACGGCGATGCAGCCTGTGGTGTGCTCGGTTATGCGCTGGCTGATGCGATGTATGCTGACCGGGTAATTGTTGTAACCAATAATCTTGTGCCTTTCCCCTGTATCCCGATTGAAATCTCCGGTAGCTATGTGGATTATGTGGTGGTTCAGGATTCCATTGGCGACCCGAAGAAGATTGTTTCCGGAACGACTGAAATTACCCGTTCTCCAGATCGTCTCTATATTGCCGAACTGGTTGCCCGGTTCATCCGTGATGCGGGCATAATGCGCAATGGGTTCAGTTTTCAGGCTGGGGCAGGAGGTATTTCCCTTGCCTTTGCAGTTTATCTTGCCCAGATGATGAAGGAGTCTGGCGTAAGGGCAGGCTGGATTCACGGGGGAACGACGAAATTTCTGGTACGGATGCTGGAGGAAGGTCTGACGGATGCGCTAGTGGACGGGCAGGCATTTGATCTGGAGGCAGTGCGTTCGATTGCGGTGAACCGCAGTCATATCGGCACCGCCCCCCTGATTAGTTACAACCATCATTCCAAAGGAAATTTCATTAATCTGATGGATGTGGTCGTTCTGGGTGCGACTGAAGTAGATTTGAACTTTAACGCCAATGTGGTTACTCACTCCGATGGACGTCTGCTGCACGGCATTGGTGGCTGGCAGAACTGTCTTTATGCCCGGTGTGTAATTCTGGCGATGCCAGCGGTGCGTGACCGGATTCCGGTAATTGTTGATGAAGTGACTACACTGTGCGGTCCGGGTGAAATGATCGATGTTGTAGTTACTGAGCTTGGAATTGCGATCAACCCGCGGCGGCAGGACCTGATTGAGGCAGTCAAAGGTAAAAGTCTGCCACTTAAGAGTCTGGAGGAGATGAAGGCTGAGGTTGAGCGTCTCTGTGGAAAGCCGGAAAGGCAGGAGCGGACAAGCCGGGTAGTGGCAGCGGTTAAATGGGTTGACGGCACAGTGCTGGATTCGGTTTTCCAGATCCCGGGAAAACAGTAG
- a CDS encoding 3-isopropylmalate dehydratase encodes MRIWYYGDDVNTDMLFPGKYTYTCSKPEEIRPHLLEDLDPEFANSVQAGDIIIAGRNFGCGSSREQPVVGLKAVGIQAVIAKSFARIFYRAAINQGLLLIEAPEAVDYYQPGMAVELNADLGRVRIGTQEFLFPKPPPEILGIVEAGGLLEYTRRKLRERVGRK; translated from the coding sequence ATGAGAATCTGGTATTACGGTGATGATGTCAATACCGACATGCTTTTCCCGGGGAAATATACCTATACCTGCTCCAAACCCGAGGAGATCAGACCGCACCTGCTCGAGGATCTGGACCCGGAATTTGCTAACAGTGTCCAAGCAGGAGATATAATTATTGCCGGCAGAAATTTCGGCTGTGGTTCTTCCCGGGAGCAGCCAGTAGTAGGACTCAAAGCGGTAGGAATTCAGGCGGTAATCGCCAAGAGCTTTGCTCGGATTTTCTACCGGGCTGCGATTAATCAGGGTTTATTGCTGATTGAAGCGCCTGAGGCGGTTGATTATTATCAACCGGGGATGGCGGTTGAATTGAATGCGGATCTGGGGCGGGTCAGAATTGGTACTCAGGAATTTCTGTTTCCCAAACCTCCGCCGGAAATTCTGGGAATTGTCGAGGCGGGCGGACTTTTGGAGTATACGCGCCGAAAATTGAGAGAAAGGGTGGGCAGGAAATGA
- a CDS encoding energy transducer TonB gives MPPVYPEMLRNLGIEGRVAVRAVVDTSGMVTNAEIYASSGYQLFDQSVIDAILKYRFTPRLQRTRKVPVEIIVTFDFKLH, from the coding sequence GTGCCACCGGTTTACCCCGAAATGCTACGGAATCTGGGAATTGAAGGCAGAGTGGCAGTTCGGGCGGTCGTGGACACTTCTGGTATGGTAACTAATGCTGAAATATATGCCTCTTCCGGATATCAGCTCTTCGACCAGTCTGTCATCGATGCAATTCTAAAATACCGATTTACCCCCCGGTTGCAGCGCACCCGCAAGGTTCCGGTCGAAATAATTGTTACCTTTGACTTCAAATTGCATTAG
- a CDS encoding aryl-sulfate sulfotransferase: MFHKSERGTCTTKQLLLTLVIILSGYPAHNLYATQNRTLGLIFRDSVANAEGYTLFAPMNYNVAYLIDNNGMLVHSWSGSGLPGMAVYLCEDGLLLRTVQTNNPVFGNGGGIGGKLELVDWDGNVVWSYTYSNTQHCQHHDAIRLPNGNVLLIAWEYKSRNEAIEAGRDPNLLIYNSLWPDHLVEVDPRTDSIVWEWHVWNHLVQDYDSTKSNYGDPRQHPELIDLNFVTGLAVSDWNHTNGLAYNPELDQIAVSVRQFSEIWVIDHSTTREQAASHTGGRYGRGGDLLYRWGDPRAYRRDHTIGQTLFGQHDIQWIEPGLPGSGEMLVFNNGYGRTPWYSTVDQFVPPVDSPGFYHLGPDSAYGPAELTWQFIGSPPESIYSSLISSCQRLANGNTLICVGLSGIFYEVTPERRIVWKYVNPVTRYGPQQQGDVLQPGANSVFKIRRYPPDYPGLAGRQLNPVGPIEIYPQAVDEERSRRYRLNSLPTVVRNCIRLTNAEAAGLMDITGRLVIQLGPGENDLRAVSPGVYFIWFKSSPQVQPVLVVR; the protein is encoded by the coding sequence ATGTTCCACAAATCAGAGCGCGGCACGTGTACAACAAAACAGTTGCTGCTCACTCTGGTAATAATATTATCGGGATATCCTGCACACAATCTGTATGCTACCCAGAACCGTACGCTGGGCCTGATTTTTCGGGATTCTGTTGCCAACGCTGAAGGTTATACACTTTTTGCGCCGATGAATTACAATGTTGCTTATCTGATCGATAATAATGGAATGCTGGTTCATTCCTGGTCCGGAAGCGGTTTACCGGGGATGGCAGTCTATCTGTGTGAGGACGGCTTGTTGCTTCGTACAGTGCAAACTAACAATCCAGTATTCGGAAATGGTGGTGGTATTGGAGGGAAGTTGGAGCTTGTTGACTGGGATGGAAATGTGGTCTGGTCTTATACCTATTCTAATACCCAGCACTGCCAGCACCATGATGCTATCCGGCTGCCTAATGGGAATGTACTGCTGATTGCCTGGGAATACAAGTCACGGAACGAGGCGATTGAAGCCGGTCGCGATCCCAATTTGTTGATTTACAACTCCCTCTGGCCCGATCATCTGGTTGAAGTTGACCCCCGGACCGATTCAATTGTATGGGAGTGGCATGTCTGGAATCATCTGGTTCAGGATTATGATTCCACCAAGTCCAATTACGGTGATCCCCGGCAGCATCCCGAACTGATAGATCTGAACTTTGTTACCGGGCTGGCAGTTTCTGACTGGAATCACACCAACGGGCTTGCCTATAATCCCGAGCTTGATCAGATTGCCGTTAGTGTCCGTCAGTTTTCTGAGATCTGGGTAATTGATCACAGCACCACCCGGGAGCAGGCTGCCAGTCACACCGGTGGCCGATACGGGCGGGGTGGTGATCTGCTTTACCGCTGGGGGGACCCGCGCGCCTATCGTCGTGACCATACGATCGGCCAAACGCTATTTGGTCAGCATGACATTCAGTGGATTGAGCCGGGACTGCCCGGTAGTGGTGAAATGCTGGTTTTTAATAATGGTTACGGCAGAACTCCCTGGTATTCAACTGTTGACCAGTTTGTCCCGCCAGTTGATTCACCCGGGTTTTATCATCTGGGGCCGGATTCGGCATACGGTCCGGCAGAACTTACATGGCAGTTCATTGGATCCCCGCCGGAGAGTATCTACTCCAGTCTGATTTCCAGTTGTCAGCGACTTGCCAACGGCAATACTCTGATCTGCGTCGGATTAAGCGGTATTTTCTATGAAGTTACGCCTGAACGCCGGATTGTCTGGAAATATGTCAACCCGGTTACCCGCTATGGCCCACAGCAGCAGGGTGATGTGCTGCAGCCCGGTGCCAATTCGGTTTTCAAAATCCGGCGCTATCCCCCTGATTATCCGGGTCTTGCCGGACGGCAGCTAAATCCGGTGGGACCGATTGAAATTTATCCGCAGGCAGTTGATGAAGAGCGTTCCCGGAGATATCGCTTGAACAGCTTACCGACGGTGGTCCGCAATTGCATACGGTTAACCAACGCTGAGGCAGCAGGATTGATGGACATTACCGGCAGGCTGGTGATTCAACTTGGTCCTGGTGAGAACGATCTGCGGGCAGTTTCTCCGGGAGTTTATTTCATCTGGTTTAAATCATCACCACAGGTTCAACCGGTGTTGGTTGTCCGTTGA
- a CDS encoding aldolase/citrate lyase family protein encodes MSRNGVAGRKGEGVRSDAFVVVELRDEGGIELIVKSRVSFIYGDSIHKLVAAGLSFFGISNARVEVEDSGAVPFVLMARLETAVRRALGKNYQDVAEWLPEPGPSFGLPSSRERWRRSRLYLPGNEPKFMLNARIHEPDGVILDLEDSVPPEEKDAALVLVRNALIALDFAGCERMVRINPLPQGKEEVEPLIRAGVNLLVVPKCEDDEEIKELAAAVAEIERRTGIRHEVWLMPIIETAAGAFRAYEIARSSERIAALTYGMEDYIADIGAQKTRDGWETLWLRSVVVNAARSAGIQPIDTVYADVADLEGLKFSCLQARALGFEGKGCIHPRQVRVVNEAFTPDDEEIAHAMEIVKADMVARANGKSVAVIGSKMIDPPVVRRARRTLELAVALGRLSPDWNKEGR; translated from the coding sequence ATGAGCCGGAATGGAGTAGCCGGGAGAAAGGGCGAAGGAGTACGCTCGGATGCCTTCGTGGTAGTGGAACTCAGAGACGAAGGCGGGATCGAGCTAATTGTTAAAAGCCGGGTCAGTTTTATATATGGAGATTCTATCCACAAGCTCGTGGCTGCCGGATTGAGTTTTTTTGGCATCAGCAATGCCCGGGTTGAAGTTGAGGATTCGGGGGCAGTGCCGTTTGTGCTCATGGCCCGGCTTGAGACCGCGGTCCGCCGGGCTTTAGGCAAGAACTATCAAGATGTTGCTGAGTGGTTACCTGAGCCAGGCCCCTCTTTTGGTCTTCCCAGCAGCCGGGAACGGTGGCGGCGATCCCGGCTTTATCTTCCGGGCAATGAACCCAAATTCATGCTCAATGCCCGGATTCATGAGCCGGACGGCGTGATTCTTGACCTCGAGGATTCGGTGCCGCCGGAAGAGAAGGATGCTGCACTCGTGCTGGTGCGAAATGCACTGATTGCGCTTGATTTCGCAGGGTGTGAGCGCATGGTGCGGATTAATCCCCTGCCGCAGGGTAAAGAGGAAGTTGAGCCCCTGATTCGTGCCGGGGTCAATCTGCTGGTTGTTCCGAAGTGTGAGGATGATGAGGAAATTAAGGAACTGGCAGCAGCGGTGGCAGAAATTGAAAGGAGGACCGGTATCCGGCATGAGGTCTGGCTGATGCCAATTATTGAGACAGCTGCTGGTGCCTTTCGTGCCTACGAAATTGCCCGGTCATCAGAACGGATCGCCGCACTGACTTACGGCATGGAGGATTACATCGCCGATATCGGTGCACAGAAAACTCGTGATGGCTGGGAAACACTCTGGCTTCGTTCCGTAGTGGTTAATGCTGCACGGTCTGCCGGGATTCAGCCGATTGATACGGTATATGCAGATGTGGCTGATCTTGAGGGGTTGAAATTCAGCTGCCTGCAGGCAAGGGCACTCGGTTTTGAAGGCAAGGGGTGCATTCATCCCCGTCAAGTTCGGGTGGTGAACGAGGCTTTTACTCCAGATGATGAGGAGATTGCTCACGCAATGGAGATCGTGAAAGCGGATATGGTGGCACGGGCAAATGGCAAAAGTGTGGCGGTGATCGGGTCCAAAATGATTGACCCGCCGGTTGTCCGTCGTGCCCGGCGGACACTGGAACTGGCAGTGGCGCTGGGTAGATTAAGTCCGGACTGGAATAAGGAGGGGCGATGA
- a CDS encoding carbon starvation protein A, translating into MAFIVFIICLIWFLMMYRVYGGFLSRRVFKLDDSRKTPAHILCDNTDYVPSNRWVVWGHNFTSIAGLGPIVGPAIGIIWGWVPALLWITLGTVFLGGVHDFAALVVSVRNKGLSIGEITTKVIGKRAKYLFMAIIFLELWVVIAIFAMIMGVLFKMYPTSVFPVWMEIPIAVVLSYMVFRKGKSLELWSWIALLAMYLTVAVGVFLPLEIPGPNAVVIWIVILMVYAYIASTLPVEILLQPRDYINSHELLVAALLIFAGAVAAFIRDPGHLGFVAPAFNFSARGAPPVWPFLFVTIACGAISGFHSLVASGTASKQIDRESDAKLVGYGGMIAEGILAALVVLAVAAGFGANGRGLAEGIVAWSEHYADWSSASGMAANIRAFVTGASNMMSYFFGNSRYIRELMMTIMGVFIVSFAGTTIDTAARTQRYIVQEFGRSVGWRFLTGKHIATLVAVGSAFGLAMVRPGGQGALILWPLFGTINQLLAGLALVVVTIYLTFKRAKPWVAAIPTGFLVIMTGWAMVMNIHQYSRSHNWLLVVVGLVVFLLMLWLVFEAVLVLIRFRSNPPALD; encoded by the coding sequence ATGGCGTTTATTGTATTTATTATCTGTCTGATCTGGTTTCTAATGATGTACAGAGTTTATGGCGGTTTTCTCAGCCGCCGGGTGTTTAAACTTGACGACTCTCGCAAAACACCAGCGCACATTTTGTGTGACAATACCGACTATGTGCCCAGCAACCGCTGGGTGGTCTGGGGACACAACTTCACTTCAATCGCCGGGCTGGGTCCGATTGTCGGTCCCGCGATTGGGATCATCTGGGGGTGGGTCCCGGCACTGCTCTGGATTACGCTTGGCACAGTTTTTTTGGGTGGTGTTCATGATTTTGCGGCGCTGGTTGTATCGGTGCGCAATAAGGGTTTGTCCATTGGTGAAATTACTACCAAGGTTATCGGTAAGCGGGCGAAATATCTTTTTATGGCGATTATTTTTCTGGAACTGTGGGTTGTAATCGCAATTTTTGCGATGATTATGGGGGTATTGTTCAAGATGTATCCCACCTCAGTATTCCCGGTCTGGATGGAGATTCCCATTGCAGTGGTATTGTCTTATATGGTTTTTCGCAAAGGGAAGAGTCTTGAGCTCTGGTCATGGATTGCATTGCTGGCGATGTATCTGACTGTTGCGGTGGGCGTGTTTCTGCCCCTTGAGATTCCCGGGCCGAATGCAGTGGTGATCTGGATTGTCATTCTGATGGTTTATGCCTATATTGCTTCCACTCTGCCAGTGGAGATACTGCTTCAGCCCCGGGATTACATAAACTCTCACGAACTTCTGGTGGCGGCGCTACTGATCTTTGCCGGCGCAGTGGCGGCATTTATCCGGGACCCGGGGCATCTGGGTTTCGTGGCACCGGCATTTAACTTTTCTGCCCGCGGGGCGCCACCGGTCTGGCCGTTTCTTTTTGTTACCATTGCCTGTGGTGCCATTTCCGGGTTTCATTCGCTGGTTGCCTCCGGGACCGCATCCAAGCAGATTGACCGGGAAAGTGATGCGAAACTGGTAGGGTATGGCGGGATGATCGCAGAAGGAATTCTGGCGGCCTTAGTCGTACTTGCAGTGGCAGCAGGATTTGGTGCTAATGGCAGGGGGTTGGCTGAAGGTATTGTTGCGTGGTCGGAACATTATGCCGACTGGTCTTCTGCCAGCGGTATGGCAGCTAATATCAGGGCTTTCGTGACCGGTGCCAGTAACATGATGAGTTATTTCTTTGGTAACAGCAGGTATATCCGGGAACTGATGATGACAATCATGGGGGTATTTATCGTTTCCTTTGCCGGTACGACAATTGATACTGCTGCCAGAACTCAGCGGTACATTGTTCAGGAGTTCGGCCGAAGTGTTGGCTGGCGCTTTCTCACCGGCAAGCATATTGCTACCCTGGTGGCGGTTGGTTCAGCATTTGGATTGGCAATGGTTAGACCGGGCGGGCAGGGTGCCCTTATTCTCTGGCCCCTTTTCGGTACGATTAACCAGTTGCTGGCAGGTCTGGCATTGGTGGTGGTGACTATTTATCTCACATTCAAACGGGCAAAGCCGTGGGTAGCGGCAATACCAACCGGATTTCTGGTAATCATGACCGGCTGGGCAATGGTAATGAATATCCACCAGTATTCCCGGTCTCATAACTGGTTGCTGGTAGTGGTGGGCTTGGTGGTATTTCTACTGATGCTGTGGCTGGTTTTTGAAGCGGTTCTGGTATTAATTCGATTTCGATCCAACCCTCCAGCACTGGATTAA